TGCGATCGTGCGGATCGGACCGGCGGCGACGAGGTTCACCCTCACCTGCTGGGGCCCCAGGTAGCGGGCCAGGTACCGGGACGTCGACTCGAGCGACGCCTTCGCCACGCCCATCCAGTCGTAGGCGGGGTAGGAGACCGTGGCGTCGAAGTCGAGCGCCACGATCGAGCCGCCGTCGGGCATCAGCGGGGCGACGACGTCGGCCAGGGCCTTCAACGAGTAGGCCGACACGTTGAGGGCGACGCTCACGTCGTCCCATCCGGCGTCCATGAACGTGCCCCCGAGGCACACCGGTGGCGCGAAGCCGATGGCGTGCAGCGCGCCGTCCACGCCACCCCACCGCTCCCGGAGGTCGTCTCGCACCGCCGCCAGGTGGTCGGGGTCGGACACGTCCATCTCCAGCACGGCGGGGGGCGACGGCAGCTTCCCGGCCGCCCGCTGGGTGTTCTTCATGGCGTTGCCCACGCCGGTCAGCACGATCTCGGCGCCCTCCTGCTGGGCCAGGGCCGCCACCCCGAACGCCAGCGACGAGTCGCTGAGCACCCCCGTGACGAGCAGTCGCTTTCCGTCGAGCAGTCCCATGAACGTCTCCGATCCTGATCCGACCGCCGACGTTACGAGACGGCCCGCCGCCCCGGGGTCACCGTCGCGGCGAGGTCACACCCACGGCGCGCCCTCGTCGGGGCCCACGGTCCCGCCGCGGTCGTCGTCGACGATCTCCTCGACGATGTCGCCGACGAGCTCCTCGAGCAGGTCGTCGAGGGTGACGATCCCCACCGTCTCGCCGTCCCGACCCTGCACGAGCGCGAAGTGGATCCGGGTGCGTCGCATCGTGACCATCAGGTCCTCCAGCGACTGCTCGGCGGGGACGAGGAGCATGCGCCGGACGAGCCGCAGCGGGATCGGACGGTCGGCCGCCGGGGCCGCCAGGGCCAGCAGGTCCTTGGCGTGGACGAAGCCCGCCACGTCGTCGAGCCCCCCCGGTCCGGTGACCGGGAGGCGGGTGTGGCCCCGGTCGACCACGAGGGCCTCGGCCTCGGCGACGGTGGTCGTCGCCGGGATCGAGCACACCTCGTCCCTGGGGACCATCACGGTGGCGACCGAGCGACCGGCGAACGTGAGCACGCCGGTGAGCAGCTCGGCGGCGAAGTCCTCGATGGCCCCCTCCTCGCGGGACGCCGCGACGACGACCGCCAGCTCCTCGGCGGTGTGCGCGCCGGCCAGCTCGTCCCGTGGCTCGACGCCGAGGAGGCGCACCCCCACGTTGGCCAGCGCGTTGAGGAGCAGCACGATCGGCCGGGCCACCGCGAGGTAGGCGCGGTCGACGCCGGACAGGGCTCGCAGCATCCGCTCGGGGTGGGCCAGGGCGAGGTTCTTCGGCACCATCTCCCCGACGAGCATGTGCAGGAACACGACCAGCGCCAGCGCCACCGCGAACGATGCCGGACGCACCAGCCCCTCCGGCAGCCCCACCCGCTCGAAGAGGTCCTCGAACACGACCGCCACGGCGGGCTCGCCCACGAGCCCGAGCAACAGGGACGCGACGGTGATGCCGAGCTGGGCCCCGGCCAAGCGGGTGCTGAGGTCGCCGATCGCGTCGAGCGACCGTTGGGCGCGTCGGTCACCGTCCTCGGCCATCGGCTCGAGGCGGCTCCGGCGCGACCCGACGACGGCGAACTCGAGGGCCACGAAGTAGCCGTTGACGAACAGGAGCACGACCACGGCCAGCAGCGCCCAGGGGTTCACGACGCCGCCCCCCCGTCGTGAACGCCGTTGCGGGGCGCCAGGCGCACCTCGGCGATGCGGCGGCGGTCCATCGTCACGACCTCGATGCGCCACTCCCCCTCGTCAACGCCCTCGCCCTCGGCCGGGATGCGTCCGAGGCGGTCGAGCACGAAGCCGGCCACGGTCTCGTACCCGCCCTCGGGGAGCTCCAGGCCGCACAGGTCGAGCACCTCGTCCAGGTGGTAGGTGCCGTCCACGACGAACTCGCCCCGTCGTCGCACGTGGGTGAGGGCGGCCGGGCGGTCGTGTTCGTCGTCGATCTCCCCGACGATCTCCTCGAGCACGTCCTCCAGGGTGAGGATGCCGGCGGTCCCCCCGTACTCGTCGACGACCACCGCCATGTGCGTGCGGGCCCGACGCAGGTCGACGAGCACGTCGTCGAGCTCCCGGCTCTCGGGCACGCCGAGCGCCGGGACCATCAGCTCGCCCACGGTGACGGACCGCCGACCGGCCCGCGGCACCGTGTGGGCCCGGCGCACGTGCACGATCCCCCTCACGTCGTCGAGGTCGGTGCCGTAGATGGGGAACCGGCTGTGGCCCGACTCCACCGACACCGCGACCAGCTCGTCCACCGTGGCGTCGACGGGCAGGGCGACGACGTCGACGCGCGGGATGAGGGCGTCGTCGGCGGTCTTGGACCCGAACCGGATCGACCGGGTGAGCAGGGCGCTGGCCCCGTCGGGAAGCGTCCCCTCCTCCGTGGAGGTCTCCACCATGACGAGCAGCTCGGTGAGCGACCGGACGTTGGACAGCTCCTCTCGGGGCTCGACACCGAGCGCCCGCACGATGGCGTTGGCCGTCCCGTTGAGCACCCGGAGCACGGGCCCGGCGACGATGCCGTAGATGCGCACCGACGGGGCCAAGAACAACGTCGTGGCCTCGGGCCGGGCGATGGCGAGGCTCTTCGGGACGAGCTCGCCCACCACCATCTGCACGGAGGTGGTGAGGACCAGCGCCACCACCAGGGCGACCCCGGCGACGGCCCGTTCGCCGATGAACGGCTCGAGCAGGGGCTCGATCAGCTGGGCGACCACCGGCTGGGCGAGGAAGCCGAGGATCACCGACGTGACGGTGATCCCGAACTGCGCCCCGCTCAGCTGGAACGACAGGGCCCGCAACAGGCCGTCGGCGATGCGCGCCCGACGGCTGCCCGCGACCATGGCCCGCTCGATCTTCGTGCGGTCCGCGGCGACGAGGGCGAACTCGGCCGCGACGAAGAACGCGTTGGCGGCGATCAGCAGGATGACGGCGAGGAGGCCGAACGCGAGGTCGATGGAGGGATCGTCGCTTCGTGCGCGGGCAGCCCGGCGGAGATCACCGGCGGCGCAACGCTAGCGCCCGCCGCCGAGGGCCGGCCCGGACCGACGGCTCCACGCCGGGCGGCACCTGACCCCGCAGTAGCGTCGCCGCCGCATGACCGGTCCTCCGCCCGACGCCCCCGAGGGTCCCGCCCTGGCGATGCGCGAGGTCGGGCTGGTGCGCGACGGACGTCATCTGCTCCGCGACGTGACGTGGACGGTGGGACCCGACGAGCGATGGGTCGTGATGGGCCGCAACGGTTCGGGCAAGTCGTCGTTGCTGCGGATCGCCTCGCTCTACCTCCACCCGAGCGAGGGAACGGTCGACGTGCTCGGCGAGCGCCTGGGGCGCACCGACGTCCGACGGCTCCGAACCCGCATCGGCCTGGCCAGCGCGGCGATGGCCGACATGTTGCGCCCCGACCTCACGCCCACCGACGTCGTGATGACGGCCAAGAACGCCGCGCTCGAGCCGTGGTGGCACCGCTACGACGAAGCGGACCGCCGCCGGGCGACCGCCTGCCTCGCCGACGTGGGGATCGAGGCGTTGGCCGACCGGTCGTTCGGCTCGCTGTCCTCCGGTGAGCGCCAACGCGTCCTGCTGGCCCGCACGCTGATGACGGATCCCGGGCTGCTGCTGCTCGACGAGCCCACCGCAGGGCTCGACCTCGAAGGTCGAGAGGTCCTCGTCGAAGGGCTCGCCACGCTGGCGTCACGGCCCGACTCGGCCCCCATCGTGCTCGTCACCCACCACGTGGAGGAGATCCCGGAGGGGTTCACCCACGTGCTGCTCCTCGACGCCGGGGAGGTGCAGGCCGCCGGCGAGATCGGCGACGTGCTCACCGCGGCGACGTTGTCCGCGTGCTTCGGCAAGGAGCTCGGCCTGGAGCGGCGCCACGGCCGCTGGTGGGCCTGGGGGCGCCGCTGATTCAGGCGTCGATGGCCAGGGCCAGGGCGATGGTGGTGAAGGAGAAGATCAGCGCG
This DNA window, taken from Acidimicrobiales bacterium, encodes the following:
- the fabI gene encoding enoyl-ACP reductase FabI; amino-acid sequence: MGLLDGKRLLVTGVLSDSSLAFGVAALAQQEGAEIVLTGVGNAMKNTQRAAGKLPSPPAVLEMDVSDPDHLAAVRDDLRERWGGVDGALHAIGFAPPVCLGGTFMDAGWDDVSVALNVSAYSLKALADVVAPLMPDGGSIVALDFDATVSYPAYDWMGVAKASLESTSRYLARYLGPQQVRVNLVAAGPIRTIAARSIPGFSKFEDVWDDRAPLGWDVRDSSAVAKACVALLSDWFPQTTGEIVHVDGGFHSTGA
- a CDS encoding hemolysin family protein, which encodes MNPWALLAVVVLLFVNGYFVALEFAVVGSRRSRLEPMAEDGDRRAQRSLDAIGDLSTRLAGAQLGITVASLLLGLVGEPAVAVVFEDLFERVGLPEGLVRPASFAVALALVVFLHMLVGEMVPKNLALAHPERMLRALSGVDRAYLAVARPIVLLLNALANVGVRLLGVEPRDELAGAHTAEELAVVVAASREEGAIEDFAAELLTGVLTFAGRSVATVMVPRDEVCSIPATTTVAEAEALVVDRGHTRLPVTGPGGLDDVAGFVHAKDLLALAAPAADRPIPLRLVRRMLLVPAEQSLEDLMVTMRRTRIHFALVQGRDGETVGIVTLDDLLEELVGDIVEEIVDDDRGGTVGPDEGAPWV
- a CDS encoding hemolysin family protein, which encodes MAANAFFVAAEFALVAADRTKIERAMVAGSRRARIADGLLRALSFQLSGAQFGITVTSVILGFLAQPVVAQLIEPLLEPFIGERAVAGVALVVALVLTTSVQMVVGELVPKSLAIARPEATTLFLAPSVRIYGIVAGPVLRVLNGTANAIVRALGVEPREELSNVRSLTELLVMVETSTEEGTLPDGASALLTRSIRFGSKTADDALIPRVDVVALPVDATVDELVAVSVESGHSRFPIYGTDLDDVRGIVHVRRAHTVPRAGRRSVTVGELMVPALGVPESRELDDVLVDLRRARTHMAVVVDEYGGTAGILTLEDVLEEIVGEIDDEHDRPAALTHVRRRGEFVVDGTYHLDEVLDLCGLELPEGGYETVAGFVLDRLGRIPAEGEGVDEGEWRIEVVTMDRRRIAEVRLAPRNGVHDGGAAS
- a CDS encoding ATP-binding cassette domain-containing protein, which encodes MTGPPPDAPEGPALAMREVGLVRDGRHLLRDVTWTVGPDERWVVMGRNGSGKSSLLRIASLYLHPSEGTVDVLGERLGRTDVRRLRTRIGLASAAMADMLRPDLTPTDVVMTAKNAALEPWWHRYDEADRRRATACLADVGIEALADRSFGSLSSGERQRVLLARTLMTDPGLLLLDEPTAGLDLEGREVLVEGLATLASRPDSAPIVLVTHHVEEIPEGFTHVLLLDAGEVQAAGEIGDVLTAATLSACFGKELGLERRHGRWWAWGRR